From the Vibrio metoecus genome, one window contains:
- a CDS encoding DNA translocase FtsK yields MFKENKNKVETIIKTSEEVASSRLNGSQRLKESGLILAFLSSIFLAVALFSFNPADPSWSQTAWGADIHNAGGLVGAWLADTLFFVFGSLAYPLPFIIAFAAWVVLRKRDEDEEIDFTLWGTRLLGLTIVLLTSCGLADINFDDIWYFSSGGVIGDVLTSLALPTLNILGTTLVLLFLWGAGFTLLTGISWLRIVEWIGDRSIAFFVGVFNRLRGEKAERVTPALVKPELPAEDAEENDVEDLEPTLSFVEPEVEEPAANLRRFNIHMPEERDVPVITHEPKFEAEPALPRPSVGVTQPAPINPPRTQQWDVTIEELDQQARLMDDYAEEQENLSLAPNGMQEQVQPTIPAHSIADVEDDDLSSESFSHSFNINVEDEEVEPSISNLNWSDEEDELDEIPSVNMSQTLDQDWEEEGDSGDRDVTAFQSMVAEAQASAVAKQNPFLVQKSVNLPKPTEPMPTLELLYHPEKRENFIDRDALEEIARLVESKLADYKIQAQVVDIFPGPVITRFELDLAPGVKVSRISSLSMDLARSLSAMAVRVVEVIPGKPYVGLELPNMSRQTVYLSDVIASPQFKESKSPTTVVLGQDIAGDAVVADLSKMPHVLVAGTTGSGKSVGVNVMILSMLYKASPEDVRFIMIDPKMLELSVYEGIPHLLAEVVTDMKDASNALRWCVGEMERRYKLMSVLGVRNIKGFNDKLRMAAEAGHPIYDPLWKEGDSMDSEPPLLEKLPYIVVVVDEFADLMMVVGKKVEELIARLAQKARAAGIHLILATQRPSVDVITGLIKANIPTRVAFTVSTKTDSRTILDQSGAESLLGMGDMLYLPPGSSHTIRVHGAFASDDDVHAVVNNWKARGKPNYISDIIQGDHGPEALLPGEQSESDEELDPLFDQVVEHVVETRRGSVSGVQRRFKIGYNRAARIVEQLEAQGIVSPPGHNGNRDVLAPSPIRD; encoded by the coding sequence ATGTTCAAAGAGAACAAAAATAAAGTCGAAACCATTATTAAAACGAGTGAAGAGGTTGCCTCTTCTCGACTCAATGGCTCACAACGTCTAAAAGAAAGTGGACTCATTCTCGCTTTCTTGTCTTCTATTTTTCTTGCGGTTGCCCTATTTAGTTTTAATCCTGCCGATCCTTCATGGTCACAAACTGCATGGGGCGCGGATATTCATAATGCAGGTGGTTTAGTTGGTGCTTGGCTGGCTGATACGCTGTTTTTTGTTTTTGGCTCTTTAGCTTATCCATTACCTTTCATTATTGCTTTTGCTGCTTGGGTCGTATTACGCAAACGTGATGAAGATGAAGAAATTGATTTTACGCTCTGGGGAACAAGGTTACTTGGATTAACCATTGTGCTCTTAACCAGTTGTGGTTTAGCGGATATCAACTTTGATGATATTTGGTATTTCTCATCTGGTGGCGTGATTGGTGATGTATTAACCAGTTTGGCTCTGCCGACCTTGAATATTTTGGGAACAACATTAGTCCTGCTGTTTTTGTGGGGAGCTGGGTTTACGTTATTAACAGGAATTTCGTGGCTACGAATCGTTGAATGGATTGGTGATCGTAGCATTGCGTTTTTTGTGGGGGTATTTAATCGTCTGCGTGGTGAAAAAGCAGAGCGAGTAACACCAGCTTTAGTCAAGCCAGAATTACCTGCCGAAGATGCTGAAGAGAATGATGTTGAAGACCTTGAACCAACGCTGAGTTTTGTGGAACCTGAGGTTGAAGAGCCTGCGGCAAACTTGCGTAGATTCAACATTCATATGCCTGAAGAACGAGATGTTCCTGTCATTACCCATGAACCTAAATTTGAGGCCGAACCTGCCCTGCCACGCCCATCAGTGGGGGTTACCCAACCGGCACCAATTAACCCACCACGTACCCAACAGTGGGATGTCACCATCGAAGAGTTAGATCAACAAGCCCGCTTAATGGACGACTATGCAGAGGAACAGGAAAACTTATCACTTGCCCCGAATGGGATGCAAGAGCAAGTTCAGCCAACTATACCAGCACACTCAATTGCTGACGTGGAAGACGATGATCTAAGCTCCGAATCATTTAGCCATTCATTCAATATTAATGTTGAGGATGAAGAGGTTGAACCAAGTATTTCCAACCTCAATTGGTCAGATGAAGAGGATGAGTTGGACGAGATACCTTCCGTTAACATGTCCCAAACTCTTGATCAAGACTGGGAAGAGGAGGGGGATTCCGGAGATCGTGATGTCACCGCGTTTCAAAGCATGGTTGCCGAAGCGCAAGCGAGTGCAGTTGCAAAGCAAAACCCATTTTTAGTTCAAAAATCGGTGAATTTGCCCAAGCCTACGGAACCGATGCCGACCTTAGAGCTGCTTTATCATCCAGAAAAGCGCGAAAACTTTATTGATCGCGATGCCTTGGAAGAGATTGCCCGTTTGGTTGAATCAAAATTGGCAGATTATAAAATCCAAGCGCAAGTGGTGGATATTTTTCCGGGGCCGGTCATCACTCGTTTTGAGTTAGATTTAGCTCCAGGCGTGAAAGTTAGCCGTATTTCCAGCCTATCGATGGATTTAGCGCGTTCTCTATCGGCAATGGCGGTACGAGTGGTCGAAGTGATCCCAGGCAAGCCTTATGTCGGACTTGAACTGCCTAACATGTCGCGTCAAACCGTTTATTTATCTGATGTGATAGCGAGTCCTCAGTTTAAAGAGTCTAAGTCCCCGACTACGGTTGTGCTTGGTCAAGATATCGCCGGTGATGCGGTGGTGGCGGATCTTTCAAAAATGCCTCATGTGTTGGTTGCAGGTACCACTGGCTCTGGTAAGTCAGTCGGTGTGAACGTGATGATCCTGAGTATGCTGTATAAAGCATCTCCTGAAGATGTACGCTTCATCATGATTGATCCGAAAATGCTTGAGTTATCGGTGTATGAGGGGATTCCGCATCTATTGGCTGAAGTTGTAACCGACATGAAAGATGCTTCTAACGCGCTACGTTGGTGTGTGGGAGAAATGGAACGGCGCTATAAACTGATGTCGGTATTGGGTGTGCGTAATATTAAGGGTTTCAACGATAAGTTGCGGATGGCTGCTGAGGCTGGGCATCCAATCTACGATCCTCTTTGGAAAGAGGGGGATAGTATGGACAGTGAACCGCCATTATTGGAAAAACTGCCTTATATCGTCGTTGTGGTGGATGAGTTTGCTGACTTAATGATGGTGGTTGGCAAAAAAGTGGAAGAGTTGATTGCCCGTTTAGCACAAAAAGCGCGTGCAGCAGGCATCCACTTAATTTTGGCTACACAGCGTCCATCTGTCGATGTTATCACCGGTTTGATTAAGGCCAATATTCCGACTCGCGTCGCCTTTACAGTTTCGACTAAGACTGACTCGCGTACCATTTTGGATCAAAGTGGGGCAGAGTCTTTGCTTGGTATGGGTGATATGCTTTATCTCCCTCCAGGCTCAAGCCATACAATCCGTGTTCACGGTGCATTTGCGTCTGACGATGATGTGCATGCAGTAGTGAATAACTGGAAAGCACGAGGTAAACCAAATTACATCAGCGATATCATTCAAGGCGATCATGGCCCTGAAGCCTTATTGCCTGGAGAGCAGTCTGAATCAGACGAAGAGCTCGATCCCCTGTTTGATCAAGTGGTTGAACATGTTGTAGAAACACGGCGAGGTTCGGTTTCTGGTGTGCAGCGTCGCTTTAAAATCGGCTACAACCGTGCGGCACGGATTGTTGAGCAGCTTGAAGCGCAGGGTATTGTGAGTCCTCCTGGACATAACGGTAACCGTGATGTGCTGGCTCCATCGCCCATTCGTGATTAA
- the dsbB gene encoding disulfide bond formation protein DsbB, with protein sequence MRLLSSLKTFSQSRLSWLLLLAFVVFFELCALYFQHVMLLAPCVMCIYERVAMLGVGAAAIVGVIAPQNPLSRWLGLAAWGASSYKGLMLAIEHVNYQFNPSPFATCDLFVTFPSWAPLNQWAPAMFEAYGDCSKIVWQFLTLSMPQWLVIIFAANLLAAGIFLIAQLAKTTR encoded by the coding sequence GTGCGTTTACTCTCCTCTTTAAAAACCTTTTCACAGTCGCGATTATCTTGGTTATTGCTACTGGCTTTTGTGGTGTTCTTTGAATTATGTGCACTTTACTTCCAGCATGTGATGCTACTCGCGCCATGCGTGATGTGTATCTACGAACGTGTGGCGATGTTGGGGGTCGGTGCGGCGGCTATCGTAGGTGTAATTGCTCCACAAAACCCACTTTCACGTTGGTTAGGTCTCGCCGCTTGGGGAGCAAGTAGCTATAAGGGTCTGATGTTGGCGATAGAGCATGTGAACTATCAATTCAATCCTTCACCTTTTGCGACTTGTGATCTCTTTGTGACTTTCCCGTCATGGGCACCGCTCAACCAATGGGCTCCTGCCATGTTTGAAGCTTACGGAGATTGCAGCAAGATCGTGTGGCAATTTTTGACACTTTCGATGCCACAGTGGTTAGTGATCATTTTTGCGGCAAACTTGCTCGCAGCAGGTATCTTCCTAATCGCACAACTAGCGAAAACGACACGCTAG
- the nhaB gene encoding Na(+)/H(+) antiporter NhaB, whose amino-acid sequence MPMSLGNAFIKNFLGKAPDWYKLAIIAFLIINPIVFFFINPFLAGWLLIIEFIFTLAMALKCYPLQPGGLLAIEAIAIGMTSPAQVKHELVANIEVLLLLVFMVAGIYFMKQLLLFIFTKILLGIRSKILLSVAFSVTAAFLSAFLDALTVIAVIISVAVGFYSIYHKVASGQSIQSSHDHTHDDAIPELTRDDLENYRAFLRSLLMHAGVGTALGGVTTMVGEPQNLIIADQAGWHFGEFLLRMAPVTVPVFIAGMLTCMLVEKFRLFGYGARLPANVRQILLDFDSEERKNRTNQDVAKLWVQGAIAVWLIVGLALHLAAVGLIGLSVIILATSFTGVIEEHSLGKAFEEALPFTALLAVFFSVVAVIIDQELFKPVIDAVLNVEDHGAQLALFYVANGLLSMVSDNVFVGTVYITEVKTALMEGMISRDQFDLLAVAINTGTNLPSVATPNGQAAFLFLLTSALAPLIRLSYGRMVVMAFPYTLALSVVGFIGIMFFLEPMTDVFYSLGWINHHVVPAANTLLQSGH is encoded by the coding sequence ATGCCGATGTCCCTCGGAAATGCGTTTATCAAGAACTTTCTTGGTAAAGCGCCTGACTGGTACAAACTTGCCATCATTGCTTTTCTTATTATTAACCCCATCGTGTTCTTTTTTATCAATCCCTTCCTTGCGGGTTGGTTGTTGATTATCGAGTTCATTTTTACCCTTGCAATGGCTCTAAAGTGCTACCCACTACAACCGGGGGGATTACTGGCCATTGAGGCGATTGCTATAGGTATGACAAGCCCTGCTCAAGTGAAACATGAGCTAGTCGCCAACATCGAAGTTTTACTACTGCTGGTGTTCATGGTGGCTGGTATCTATTTCATGAAACAGCTGCTGCTGTTTATCTTTACTAAGATCCTGCTTGGCATCCGTTCTAAAATTCTACTTTCGGTCGCTTTTAGCGTAACGGCCGCTTTTCTCTCGGCATTTCTTGATGCTCTAACCGTGATCGCGGTCATCATTAGTGTTGCTGTTGGGTTCTATTCGATTTACCACAAAGTGGCTTCAGGTCAGAGTATTCAATCTTCACATGACCATACCCATGATGATGCTATTCCCGAATTAACTCGTGATGACTTAGAAAACTATCGCGCCTTTCTACGATCACTTCTTATGCATGCTGGTGTGGGTACTGCATTAGGTGGTGTAACAACCATGGTGGGTGAACCACAAAACTTAATCATTGCGGATCAAGCAGGTTGGCATTTTGGTGAGTTTTTACTACGGATGGCACCAGTAACTGTGCCAGTTTTCATTGCAGGTATGCTCACTTGCATGTTAGTTGAAAAATTTCGCCTCTTTGGTTATGGCGCTCGCTTACCTGCCAATGTTCGACAAATTTTGCTCGATTTCGATTCGGAAGAACGTAAAAACCGCACTAATCAAGACGTTGCTAAGCTGTGGGTACAAGGTGCCATTGCGGTTTGGTTGATTGTTGGTTTGGCGTTGCATTTAGCAGCGGTAGGTTTAATCGGTTTATCCGTCATTATTCTCGCCACCTCTTTCACAGGTGTGATAGAAGAGCACTCGTTGGGCAAAGCGTTTGAAGAAGCACTGCCCTTTACGGCTTTGCTCGCCGTATTCTTCTCTGTAGTTGCCGTGATTATTGATCAAGAACTGTTTAAGCCCGTTATTGATGCGGTGTTGAATGTGGAAGATCATGGTGCACAGCTTGCCTTATTCTACGTGGCAAACGGCTTGCTCTCCATGGTGTCGGATAACGTATTCGTCGGAACCGTCTATATTACGGAAGTCAAAACTGCCTTAATGGAGGGGATGATTTCTCGTGACCAATTTGACCTACTTGCGGTAGCCATCAACACGGGTACCAACTTACCTTCGGTCGCAACCCCGAATGGTCAAGCCGCATTTTTATTCTTACTCACTTCAGCCCTAGCTCCACTGATCCGTCTGTCATATGGTCGCATGGTTGTCATGGCATTCCCATACACTCTCGCACTGTCAGTCGTTGGTTTTATTGGCATTATGTTCTTCCTTGAGCCTATGACGGATGTTTTCTACAGCTTGGGTTGGATCAATCACCATGTGGTGCCTGCAGCAAATACGCTATTGCAAAGTGGACACTAA
- the fadR gene encoding fatty acid metabolism transcriptional regulator FadR: protein MVIKAKSPAGFAEKYIIESIWNGRFPPGSILPAERELSELIGVTRTTLREVLQRLARDGWLTIQHGKPTKVNQFMETSGLHILDTLMTLDADNATSIVEDLLAARTNISPIFMRYAFKTNKESAERIIINVIESCDALMSAPSWDAFITASPYADKIQQHIKEDGEKDELKRQEILLAKTFNFYDYMLFQRLAFHSGNQIYGLIFNGLKKLYDRVGSYYFSNPEARELAMEFYRQLLAVCQSGDREQLPHVIRQYGIASGHLWNQMKTTLPSNFTEDDC from the coding sequence ATGGTCATTAAGGCAAAAAGCCCAGCAGGTTTCGCTGAGAAGTACATTATTGAAAGTATTTGGAATGGTCGCTTTCCACCGGGTTCCATCTTACCTGCAGAGCGTGAGCTTTCAGAGTTAATCGGGGTGACACGTACAACATTACGTGAAGTGTTACAGCGTTTGGCGCGTGATGGCTGGCTGACTATCCAACACGGAAAACCAACCAAAGTGAATCAGTTTATGGAGACTTCTGGGCTGCATATCCTTGATACTTTGATGACGCTTGATGCGGATAATGCCACGAGTATTGTCGAGGACCTTCTTGCGGCCAGAACGAATATTAGCCCAATATTTATGCGCTATGCCTTTAAGACGAATAAAGAAAGTGCGGAACGCATCATCATCAATGTGATTGAATCTTGTGACGCATTGATGAGTGCACCATCGTGGGATGCTTTTATTACTGCTTCTCCTTATGCAGATAAAATTCAGCAGCATATTAAAGAAGATGGTGAAAAAGACGAGCTAAAAAGACAAGAAATCTTGCTTGCGAAGACATTCAATTTCTATGACTACATGCTTTTCCAGCGTTTGGCTTTCCATTCAGGTAACCAAATTTATGGCTTGATCTTTAACGGATTGAAAAAGCTCTATGATCGTGTTGGTAGCTACTATTTCTCGAATCCAGAAGCACGTGAATTGGCGATGGAGTTTTATCGTCAACTATTAGCCGTATGCCAAAGTGGCGATCGTGAGCAACTTCCCCACGTTATTCGTCAATATGGTATTGCGAGCGGGCACCTCTGGAATCAGATGAAAACAACGCTGCCATCGAATTTTACGGAAGATGATTGTTAA
- a CDS encoding DUF1887 family protein produces the protein MAIHVGIIDQDPVRLVTPLLDNRTVSRHIIFIGDQTQQLIFQRLSAVLQKRNITTDFFEIPAGANTSAIKSAIRHLAETLKARGEDVKFNASCGLRHRLLSAYEIFRSYHWPIFVVEPNSDCLCWLYPDGNQDTQVQDRITIADYLTIFGARGEFNEQQLPPQLDQQLYQLGERWAGNALELGPGLATLNYLATTCRKEQRLDVELSEKQQGYRELNLLLSDLVEANIARYENGVLTFSNEDARRFANGEWLETLVHSTVKQIQDDLPTIQDRSLNVQVYRQLGDREVRNELDVATVVNNKLHIIECKTKGMRDDGDDTLYKLESLRDLLGGLQARAMLVSFRPLRHNDITRAEDLGLALIGPDELKDLKNHLTQWFKAAGGH, from the coding sequence ATGGCTATTCACGTAGGAATTATCGATCAGGACCCGGTTCGTTTAGTGACACCGCTGCTCGATAACCGAACTGTCAGCCGCCACATCATTTTTATTGGCGACCAGACTCAACAATTGATTTTTCAACGCCTGAGTGCGGTATTACAAAAGCGCAATATCACGACAGATTTTTTTGAAATTCCAGCAGGAGCCAATACTTCTGCCATCAAAAGTGCAATTCGTCATCTCGCCGAGACATTAAAAGCCCGTGGTGAGGATGTGAAATTCAACGCAAGTTGTGGCTTACGCCATCGCCTTCTCTCCGCTTATGAAATTTTCCGCAGCTACCATTGGCCAATCTTTGTCGTCGAGCCTAACAGCGACTGTCTCTGCTGGCTCTACCCAGATGGAAATCAAGATACTCAAGTTCAAGACCGCATCACCATTGCCGATTATTTAACCATTTTTGGTGCGCGTGGCGAATTTAATGAGCAGCAACTCCCACCGCAATTAGATCAACAGCTTTACCAATTAGGTGAACGTTGGGCAGGCAATGCTTTAGAGTTGGGGCCTGGTTTGGCAACCCTTAACTATCTAGCGACGACATGCCGTAAAGAACAGCGGCTAGATGTTGAGCTTTCAGAGAAACAACAAGGCTATCGAGAATTAAATCTACTGCTCAGCGATCTTGTCGAAGCCAATATTGCCCGTTATGAAAATGGAGTTCTTACTTTCAGCAATGAAGATGCACGGCGCTTTGCCAACGGAGAATGGTTAGAGACTCTCGTGCACAGCACTGTTAAGCAGATACAAGACGATCTACCCACCATTCAAGATCGCTCACTAAACGTGCAAGTTTACCGCCAACTGGGTGATAGAGAAGTACGTAATGAGCTTGATGTGGCAACCGTGGTCAATAATAAGCTGCACATTATTGAATGCAAAACCAAAGGGATGCGGGATGATGGCGACGATACACTCTACAAATTAGAGTCACTACGCGATCTACTCGGTGGGCTGCAAGCACGCGCGATGTTAGTCAGTTTCCGCCCGCTGCGCCACAACGACATAACTCGAGCCGAAGATTTGGGCCTTGCGTTAATTGGACCTGATGAACTCAAAGACCTGAAAAACCATTTAACACAATGGTTTAAAGCCGCTGGTGGCCATTGA
- a CDS encoding methyl-accepting chemotaxis protein, protein MQGSVIRRMYAGFALIIIMFVVTVAIMLRGMSQIHSNFESVSKTSLPLVSLSNQTSVQLLSADKSFKDFLTTQDMTRMEGMRQEFAKSKQNFQTVLDELGQASLNHPELEQPIADLKKLEARYFNEADLAMDNYQAMFAAQAAVQKSTREFQRLHSELSVGMKEFVDNNDSISVKVMAKSYFIKLKDAELITSDALASSDVSFVEKAVNQNKKAVTHLNYAYRGLVTQMPQIKERFDDLVAKFTQDIGQKGGVLDQHNEYLQARAALYDNIANLASEVDKAMTILGSFNQTASDDLNQSLTEAGSVYKQGTIKAIIIGIAVVLLATAIGYHIAHSVREPVTRILKTLESLTQGNMTQRIEIRYNNEFSRLSRHINTLADSLHDILLKLNNASDDLTATASNNQSTSLSAQSKLNSQREQTSSVAAAMTEMAHSVQEVANSAQNSLSMVQQVETASESGRQIMSTNISTIRQLETRLIESVEAVGDLRKMSSQIGSILDVIRNIAEQTNLLALNAAIEAARAGEQGRGFAVVADEVRVLAQRTTQSTSEIESMISNLQSSSSLASKVIESCMQDMELSVEQASHANSAMEEIQALIIEISHMSTHISQAAGEQNETTTSIARSIEDINHISDESYQAMSQIAQTSANLTVLANQQSELVHRFTL, encoded by the coding sequence ATGCAGGGTTCCGTAATCAGGCGTATGTACGCAGGATTTGCGCTGATCATTATTATGTTTGTGGTGACGGTCGCGATCATGCTACGTGGGATGAGCCAAATTCACAGCAACTTTGAAAGTGTGTCGAAAACATCGTTGCCGCTTGTGTCACTGTCTAACCAGACTAGCGTGCAACTGCTATCTGCCGATAAATCATTCAAAGACTTTCTGACCACGCAAGATATGACACGTATGGAAGGCATGCGTCAGGAATTTGCGAAATCAAAACAAAATTTTCAGACCGTCTTGGATGAACTCGGTCAAGCGAGCTTAAATCACCCCGAACTTGAACAACCTATTGCAGACCTAAAAAAACTGGAAGCGCGTTATTTTAACGAAGCAGATCTCGCGATGGATAACTATCAAGCCATGTTCGCTGCTCAAGCTGCAGTACAGAAATCCACCCGAGAATTTCAACGCCTCCATTCTGAGTTAAGCGTAGGGATGAAAGAATTTGTCGATAACAATGACAGTATTTCAGTCAAAGTCATGGCTAAAAGCTATTTCATCAAACTCAAAGATGCCGAGTTGATCACTTCGGATGCGTTAGCCAGCTCGGATGTCAGTTTCGTTGAAAAAGCCGTCAACCAGAATAAAAAGGCGGTGACTCATCTTAACTACGCCTATCGTGGCCTAGTAACCCAAATGCCACAGATTAAAGAGCGTTTTGATGATTTGGTCGCTAAATTCACCCAAGACATTGGACAAAAAGGTGGTGTACTCGATCAGCACAATGAATATCTACAAGCTCGTGCTGCGCTTTACGACAACATCGCCAATCTTGCGAGTGAAGTTGATAAAGCGATGACGATTTTGGGTTCTTTTAACCAAACTGCTAGTGATGACCTCAATCAATCTCTGACCGAGGCGGGTTCGGTTTACAAACAGGGTACGATCAAGGCTATCATCATTGGCATTGCAGTAGTGCTCTTAGCGACTGCGATTGGTTACCATATTGCGCATAGTGTGCGAGAGCCTGTAACACGTATTCTGAAAACATTAGAAAGCCTCACCCAAGGTAACATGACTCAACGCATTGAAATCCGTTATAACAACGAATTCAGCCGCCTCAGTCGTCATATCAATACCCTTGCTGATAGCTTGCACGATATTTTGCTCAAGCTGAACAATGCCTCCGATGATTTAACCGCAACGGCTTCGAACAACCAAAGCACCTCACTCAGCGCTCAAAGTAAACTCAATAGTCAACGTGAGCAGACTTCGAGTGTGGCCGCCGCAATGACAGAAATGGCACATTCAGTACAAGAAGTCGCAAACAGTGCACAAAACTCGTTGTCGATGGTTCAGCAGGTCGAAACGGCGTCTGAATCGGGTCGCCAGATCATGAGCACGAACATCAGTACTATTCGCCAACTGGAAACCCGTTTAATTGAATCGGTTGAAGCGGTGGGTGACTTACGCAAGATGAGTAGCCAAATTGGTTCAATTTTAGATGTGATTCGTAATATCGCCGAACAAACCAACCTACTCGCGCTCAACGCTGCGATTGAAGCGGCGCGTGCCGGAGAACAAGGACGTGGTTTTGCGGTGGTCGCAGATGAAGTTCGTGTTCTTGCCCAACGCACTACGCAATCAACGTCTGAAATCGAGTCGATGATCAGCAATCTGCAATCAAGTTCTTCACTGGCGAGCAAAGTGATTGAAAGCTGTATGCAGGATATGGAACTCTCTGTGGAACAAGCCTCGCACGCCAACAGCGCGATGGAAGAGATTCAAGCACTCATTATCGAAATCAGCCATATGAGTACCCACATTTCGCAAGCTGCAGGTGAGCAAAATGAAACCACGACGTCGATTGCGCGTAGTATCGAAGATATCAATCATATCTCTGATGAAAGCTACCAAGCGATGTCTCAGATAGCACAAACCAGTGCCAACTTGACCGTATTAGCCAATCAACAAAGTGAGTTGGTACACCGTTTTACCCTCTAA
- the hinT gene encoding purine nucleoside phosphoramidase produces MAEETIFSKIVRKEIPAEILYQDELVTAFRDIHPRAPSHILIIPNKLIPTVNDVEVEDELALGRMFTVAKKIAEQEGIAENGYRLIMNCNSHGGQEVYHIHMHLVGGRPLGPLLMG; encoded by the coding sequence ATGGCGGAAGAAACCATTTTTAGTAAAATCGTTCGCAAAGAGATTCCTGCTGAGATTCTTTATCAAGATGAGCTGGTTACTGCATTTCGTGATATTCATCCTCGTGCACCAAGCCATATTTTGATCATTCCTAATAAGTTGATTCCTACAGTCAATGATGTAGAAGTCGAGGATGAACTCGCCCTTGGGCGTATGTTTACCGTCGCGAAGAAAATCGCCGAACAAGAAGGCATTGCAGAAAACGGTTACCGTTTAATCATGAACTGTAACTCACACGGTGGTCAGGAAGTCTATCATATTCATATGCATTTAGTGGGAGGTCGCCCTCTTGGACCTCTGTTGATGGGCTAA
- a CDS encoding COG3014 family protein, whose amino-acid sequence MVQYMQFPKRRLVLTITSVLLAGCANLTAGNLFSHYSAQNSGLYQSVAAGQYDQASQLLPDYVAGDVLDNLEKGRVYFLSQQYSESQQSLSIADNAVKAQQDRAIISLSSTATSVGSLAVNDNLNEYEPADYELGFLHLYLGLNYVRNNDLDGALVEMRRANQVQEAAKKRREQELANAEQDMRSQGLSPSLGSVLAQYPDAGKTLQAVQNGYLLYLSALLYEADNDLNSAYVDYRRALAVAPNNPAVIDGTLRVATRLSMQQDLKSLKQQYGEPQRLSASQARVIVIEEEGIVQPKQAWRLSLPLSDSRGNTVLYSLALPYYEQSVIPHRATFSLNGVSVQPAPVTDVNLMARQALTEQMPTLVLRQALRVVAKDQLRKETTKEEDVANLVFNIWNTLTEQPDTRSWLTLPATVNTATQVVKAGDQVLDIAGSHYTFHVPEKGTALVWLSRQSNSVTIWHKQLGIR is encoded by the coding sequence ATGGTTCAATACATGCAATTTCCCAAACGTCGCTTGGTACTGACCATAACCTCAGTCTTGCTCGCGGGGTGTGCAAACCTCACCGCGGGCAATTTGTTTAGCCATTATAGTGCTCAAAATAGTGGCTTATATCAGTCTGTTGCGGCAGGGCAATATGACCAAGCTAGCCAATTATTACCGGATTATGTGGCTGGTGATGTTTTAGATAATCTTGAGAAAGGACGTGTTTACTTTCTGAGTCAGCAATATTCAGAAAGTCAGCAAAGTTTGTCGATAGCTGATAATGCGGTTAAAGCACAGCAAGATCGGGCCATTATTTCGCTGAGCAGTACCGCGACCAGTGTGGGCTCGCTCGCTGTTAACGATAACCTCAATGAGTATGAACCCGCAGATTATGAACTGGGCTTTTTGCATCTGTACTTAGGGTTAAATTATGTGCGCAATAATGATCTTGATGGTGCGCTGGTTGAGATGCGCCGAGCGAATCAGGTTCAAGAAGCCGCTAAAAAGAGACGCGAGCAAGAGCTAGCTAATGCAGAGCAAGACATGCGCTCACAAGGTTTATCTCCCAGTTTAGGCAGCGTGTTAGCACAGTATCCCGATGCTGGCAAAACCTTACAAGCGGTACAAAATGGTTATCTATTATATCTGTCAGCGTTGCTCTATGAGGCTGACAATGATTTAAACTCAGCCTATGTTGACTACCGTCGAGCGTTAGCCGTTGCACCGAATAACCCTGCTGTGATTGATGGAACGCTGAGAGTTGCTACGCGCTTGAGCATGCAACAAGATCTCAAGTCGCTTAAACAACAATACGGTGAGCCTCAACGATTAAGTGCTTCGCAAGCACGCGTGATCGTAATTGAAGAGGAGGGTATTGTGCAGCCTAAACAAGCATGGCGACTCTCTTTACCTCTATCTGACAGTCGTGGAAACACCGTGTTGTATTCTTTGGCTCTGCCGTATTATGAGCAATCTGTGATACCTCACCGTGCGACTTTCAGTTTGAATGGGGTGAGTGTGCAGCCCGCACCAGTGACGGATGTGAACTTAATGGCTAGACAGGCACTTACAGAGCAAATGCCTACTCTGGTTTTGCGTCAAGCCTTACGCGTAGTGGCTAAAGACCAACTCCGTAAAGAGACCACAAAAGAAGAAGATGTGGCTAATTTAGTGTTTAATATTTGGAATACCTTAACCGAGCAGCCGGATACCCGCAGCTGGTTAACGTTACCCGCTACTGTCAATACAGCAACTCAAGTGGTAAAAGCGGGTGATCAAGTGCTGGATATTGCAGGGTCTCACTATACCTTTCATGTTCCAGAAAAAGGCACCGCGTTAGTTTGGCTATCGAGACAGAGTAACAGTGTGACGATTTGGCATAAACAACTAGGGATACGGTAA